A single region of the Pontibacter kalidii genome encodes:
- a CDS encoding NAD(P)H-dependent oxidoreductase — protein MIIVDTALAKRAAAGKPVRVGMVGAGFMAKGVALQIKHHTPGMELVAIANRTLGNAREVYAEAGIPDVVEVESAAQLEENIRQGKYSITSDAMQLCQAEGIDAILEVTGAVELGAHVAMEAIHYGKHVIMMNAEVDGTIGPILKVYADKAGVVFTNVDGDQPGVIMNLYRYVKSIGMKPVLCGNIKGLHDPYRNPTTQEGFAKRWGQNPAMVTSFADGTKISFEQAIVANGTGMRVARRGMLGPHAPQGANIRESVNLFPLEELTEGPGIVDYVVGIAEPAGGVFVLATQDNPTQQHYLNYYKMGEGPLYCFYTPYHLCHLEVPLTIARAVLFQDAALAPLDKPYVEVVAAAKTDLKAGQTIDGIGHYMTYGLCENADVTAKERLLPMGLAEGCVLKRDIPKDQVLTYDDVVLPEGRLVDALREEQNAYFAATDEESRNKALRHQHQAETPV, from the coding sequence ATGATCATAGTTGATACAGCCTTAGCCAAGCGTGCCGCCGCCGGAAAACCTGTGCGGGTAGGCATGGTGGGAGCGGGCTTTATGGCCAAAGGCGTTGCCCTCCAGATAAAGCACCACACACCCGGCATGGAGTTGGTGGCCATTGCCAACCGCACCTTGGGTAACGCCCGTGAGGTCTATGCCGAGGCGGGCATACCGGATGTCGTGGAGGTGGAGAGCGCAGCGCAACTTGAGGAGAATATCCGCCAGGGCAAGTATAGCATTACGAGTGATGCCATGCAGCTGTGCCAGGCCGAAGGGATAGACGCTATCCTGGAGGTAACCGGAGCCGTGGAGTTGGGCGCGCACGTAGCCATGGAGGCTATCCATTACGGCAAGCACGTCATCATGATGAACGCGGAGGTGGACGGCACCATCGGCCCGATCCTGAAAGTATACGCCGACAAGGCCGGTGTGGTGTTCACCAACGTGGACGGCGACCAGCCGGGCGTGATCATGAACTTGTACCGCTACGTGAAGTCGATCGGCATGAAGCCGGTGCTGTGCGGCAACATCAAGGGCCTGCACGACCCGTACCGAAACCCCACCACGCAGGAGGGCTTTGCCAAGCGCTGGGGGCAGAACCCGGCCATGGTGACTTCCTTTGCCGACGGCACCAAGATCTCGTTTGAGCAGGCGATCGTGGCTAACGGCACCGGTATGCGCGTGGCCAGGCGCGGCATGCTTGGGCCGCATGCGCCGCAGGGAGCGAATATCCGGGAGTCGGTGAACCTGTTCCCGCTGGAGGAACTGACGGAGGGACCGGGCATTGTGGACTACGTGGTGGGCATTGCCGAGCCTGCGGGCGGCGTGTTTGTGCTGGCCACGCAGGATAACCCAACGCAGCAGCACTACCTCAACTACTATAAAATGGGCGAGGGGCCGCTGTACTGCTTCTATACTCCGTACCACCTGTGCCACCTGGAGGTGCCGCTCACCATTGCCCGTGCCGTGCTATTCCAGGATGCCGCGCTGGCGCCGCTGGACAAACCGTACGTAGAGGTGGTAGCCGCTGCCAAAACCGACCTGAAAGCAGGGCAGACCATCGACGGCATCGGCCACTACATGACCTACGGCCTTTGCGAGAACGCCGACGTGACCGCAAAGGAGCGGCTCTTGCCCATGGGGCTGGCCGAGGGCTGCGTGCTGAAGCGCGACATCCCGAAGGACCAGGTGCTGACTTACGATGATGTGGTGCTGCCGGAGGGGCGCCTGGTGGATGCGCTGCGCGAGGAGCAGAACGCATACTTTGCCGCTACCGACGAAGAAAGCCGCAACAAAGCACTGAGGCACCAGCACCAGGCGGAAACCCCCGTTTAA
- the rfbG gene encoding CDP-glucose 4,6-dehydratase, whose translation MKKDALQHTYRGKKVFLTGHTGFKGSWMLQILHLLGAEVKGYALAPETGEDLYHLMNGDVLCDSVIADIRDKAALEEAILSFQPDFVFHLAAQPLVRLSYEFPSETFAVNAIGTAHVLDAVRLLEKPCTVVLITTDKVYENKEWVYPYRETDQLGGYDPYSASKACAELVISSYTRSFFHPDKFTQHQKAVASTRAGNVIGGGDWAKDRIIPDIVRALRSGEPVTVRNPNAVRPWQHVLEPVAGYLLLGARLAEDHTSFGGAWNFGPLAGDNSRVEELVQSALSVWGGGNYDKPELKNQPHEAGLLKLDISKAQNLLGWNPKYNSAQAIERTISWYKTYHEQPERIKAYTLSQIEEFLADEMPVYQEG comes from the coding sequence ATGAAGAAAGACGCTCTGCAGCATACTTACAGAGGTAAGAAAGTTTTCCTGACCGGCCATACCGGCTTTAAAGGCTCCTGGATGCTGCAAATACTGCACCTGCTGGGGGCGGAGGTGAAAGGCTACGCCCTGGCACCTGAAACAGGCGAAGACCTGTACCACCTCATGAACGGCGATGTGCTCTGCGACTCGGTGATAGCCGATATCCGCGACAAGGCAGCTTTAGAGGAAGCCATACTTAGCTTTCAGCCGGATTTTGTCTTCCACCTGGCGGCGCAGCCGCTGGTGAGGCTGTCGTATGAGTTCCCGTCCGAAACCTTTGCTGTGAACGCCATTGGCACGGCTCATGTGCTGGATGCCGTGCGGCTGCTGGAGAAACCCTGCACGGTGGTGCTCATCACGACTGACAAAGTATACGAGAACAAGGAGTGGGTATACCCCTACCGCGAAACCGACCAGTTGGGGGGCTACGACCCCTACAGCGCCAGCAAGGCCTGCGCCGAGTTGGTGATCTCGTCCTACACCCGCTCTTTTTTTCACCCGGATAAGTTTACGCAGCACCAGAAAGCTGTTGCCAGTACCCGTGCTGGTAACGTGATCGGCGGCGGCGACTGGGCCAAAGACCGCATTATACCGGATATCGTGCGGGCCCTGCGGTCGGGCGAGCCTGTTACGGTGCGTAACCCGAATGCCGTGCGCCCCTGGCAGCACGTGCTGGAGCCGGTGGCCGGGTACCTGTTACTGGGGGCAAGACTGGCGGAGGATCACACAAGCTTTGGCGGCGCCTGGAACTTCGGCCCGCTGGCCGGCGACAATAGCAGGGTGGAGGAGCTGGTGCAGAGTGCCCTGAGCGTATGGGGCGGTGGCAACTACGACAAACCGGAGCTGAAGAACCAGCCGCACGAGGCGGGCCTGCTCAAGCTCGACATCAGCAAGGCGCAGAACCTGCTGGGCTGGAACCCCAAGTATAATTCCGCGCAGGCCATTGAGCGCACTATCTCCTGGTATAAAACCTATCACGAGCAACCTGAACGTATCAAGGCGTATACACTTAGCCAAATCGAGGAGTTCCTGGCGGATGAAATGCCGGTGTACCAGGAGGGCTAA
- the rfbC gene encoding dTDP-4-dehydrorhamnose 3,5-epimerase, translating into MIFTETKLKGAYIIDIKKLEDDRGFFGRAYCQREFEEYGLNTNLVQTNVSFNKKKATLRGMHMQQAPHAETKLVRCTRGAIYDVIVDLRPDSDTYKQWVGVELTADNYRMLYVPEGFAHGYITLEDNTDVTYQVTAFYEASAERGHRWNDPAFNIQWPLEPQLISEKDRSHPLLEATPEKSAV; encoded by the coding sequence ATGATCTTCACAGAGACAAAACTAAAAGGAGCCTACATCATCGACATAAAAAAGCTGGAGGATGACCGCGGTTTTTTCGGGCGCGCCTACTGCCAGCGGGAGTTTGAGGAATACGGCCTGAATACCAACCTGGTGCAGACGAACGTGAGCTTCAACAAGAAAAAAGCGACCCTGCGCGGCATGCACATGCAGCAGGCCCCGCACGCCGAGACCAAGCTGGTACGCTGCACCCGCGGCGCCATCTACGATGTGATCGTGGACCTGCGCCCGGACTCCGATACATATAAGCAGTGGGTCGGGGTGGAGCTGACGGCGGACAATTACCGCATGCTGTACGTGCCCGAGGGCTTTGCCCACGGCTACATCACCCTGGAGGACAACACCGACGTGACGTACCAGGTAACGGCCTTTTACGAGGCCAGTGCTGAGCGCGGCCACCGCTGGAACGACCCAGCCTTCAACATTCAGTGGCCGCTGGAGCCGCAGCTCATCTCCGAGAAGGACCGGAGCCACCCGCTGCTGGAGGCTACCCCCGAGAAGTCAGCTGTGTAG